A section of the Roseomonas marmotae genome encodes:
- a CDS encoding Ohr family peroxiredoxin, translating into MKTFYTAAVDVEGGRGGQATGIGGVSCLTLADPRELGGSGTGTNPEQLLAVALGASFGSALDLEARQIGCVIEPLRVTASVSLGHGDSDYHAISVELRCHLPSLPRGIAERLLRAARDACPYCRMIRGDVEITVLLASVDEV; encoded by the coding sequence TTGAAAACTTTTTACACGGCCGCAGTCGACGTCGAAGGCGGCCGAGGCGGCCAGGCGACGGGGATCGGCGGGGTGTCGTGCCTCACACTCGCCGATCCCCGGGAACTCGGTGGCAGCGGAACCGGCACCAACCCCGAGCAGCTCCTGGCGGTCGCTCTGGGCGCGAGCTTCGGGAGTGCTCTCGATCTCGAGGCGCGGCAGATCGGCTGCGTGATCGAACCGCTCCGCGTGACGGCATCCGTCAGCCTAGGGCATGGCGATTCCGACTACCACGCCATTTCGGTCGAGCTACGCTGCCACCTCCCCTCCCTGCCCCGCGGGATCGCCGAGCGCCTGCTGCGCGCCGCCCGTGATGCATGCCCTTACTGCAGGATGATACGTGGGGATGTCGAGATCACCGTTCTGCTCGCCAGCGTGGACGAGGTCTGA
- a CDS encoding alpha/beta fold hydrolase, protein MNTVTTPDGTQIFYKDWGPKDAQPLVFHHGWPLSADDWDAQLLYFLNKGYRVVAHDRRGHGRSAQVGEGHDMDHYAADVAAVVAHLDLRNAVHIGHSTGGGEAARYVARHGHVQGRVSKLVLIGAVPPIMARTEAYPGGLPIEVFDNFRQQLAANRAQFYLDVASGPFYGFNRPGVQVAQGAVQNWWRQGMMGGAKAHYEGIKAFSETDFTEDLKAIDVPALVMHGGDDQIVPIAASARLSAKLLKKSTLKVYENFSHGMCTTQADVVNPDLLAFIQA, encoded by the coding sequence ATGAACACGGTCACAACGCCAGACGGCACGCAGATATTCTACAAGGATTGGGGCCCCAAGGACGCCCAGCCCCTTGTCTTCCACCACGGCTGGCCACTCAGCGCAGATGACTGGGATGCCCAGCTGCTCTACTTCCTGAACAAAGGCTATCGCGTCGTCGCCCATGACCGGCGCGGCCATGGCCGCTCCGCGCAGGTTGGCGAGGGGCATGACATGGACCATTACGCCGCTGATGTCGCCGCGGTCGTAGCGCATCTCGACCTCAGGAACGCTGTCCATATCGGCCACTCCACTGGCGGCGGCGAGGCGGCACGCTATGTAGCCCGACATGGCCATGTGCAAGGGCGCGTGTCGAAGCTCGTCCTGATCGGCGCGGTACCGCCCATCATGGCGCGAACCGAAGCCTATCCCGGCGGCCTTCCGATCGAGGTCTTCGACAACTTTCGCCAGCAGCTCGCCGCCAACCGCGCGCAGTTCTACCTCGACGTCGCCAGCGGCCCCTTCTACGGCTTCAACCGGCCGGGCGTGCAGGTCGCGCAAGGCGCGGTCCAAAACTGGTGGCGCCAGGGCATGATGGGTGGCGCCAAGGCGCATTACGAGGGAATCAAGGCCTTCTCGGAAACCGATTTCACCGAGGATCTGAAGGCCATTGACGTGCCGGCACTGGTGATGCACGGCGGTGACGATCAGATCGTGCCAATCGCCGCCTCCGCGAGGCTTTCGGCGAAGCTTCTGAAAAAATCGACTCTCAAGGTCTACGAAAATTTCTCACATGGCATGTGCACGACGCAGGCTGATGTCGTGAACCCAGACCTCCTTGCCTTCATCCAGGCCTGA